The DNA window GCATGATGGGCTCGAAGTTCGACCGCGCGTCGAGCGCGTCGAACAGTTGCGCGGTGTCCGACAGCAGCCCGTGCGATCGCGCAATCGCGATCCGGACGTCGTCCTGCGGCGTATCGGACAACCGGCCGTGTCCCGACAGCAGGATTCTGGAATTCAAGCCCTTCAGCCGCTCCAGCGACTGGATATAGTCGCTGATGCTGCCCGATCCGAACACGCCGCCCATCACGCCGCCGGGCATCAGGGTGTCGGCGGCAAACAGCAGTCCCTGGTCCTGATCGAACAGGCTGATGCAGGCCGAAGTGTGCCCCGGGGTGTACATCACGTCGAGGCGGAAATTGCCGAGGTCGATCAGGTTGCCCTCTTCCAGCCAGATGTCCACATTGATCGGCACGTCCGGCTCGTTGAACATCTTGCGCAGCATCGAGAAGTCGTCGCGCAGCATGATCTTGTTGGCGGCCA is part of the Bradyrhizobium erythrophlei genome and encodes:
- a CDS encoding MBL fold metallo-hydrolase; protein product: MSDRKPSPFPILLNNDVCSLIQASEDVYQIRFKNRAANAYLVRGKSRTIMIDVGLSSNFPALLECLHHVGCPPDKIDMVILSHEHLDHIGAAWHFGGRTIIAAHRLAANKIMLRDDFSMLRKMFNEPDVPINVDIWLEEGNLIDLGNFRLDVMYTPGHTSACISLFDQDQGLLFAADTLMPGGVMGGVFGSGSISDYIQSLERLKGLNSRILLSGHGRLSDTPQDDVRIAIARSHGLLSDTAQLFDALDARSNFEPIMQSVRDLNKLDDG